One segment of Streptomyces sp. NBC_01463 DNA contains the following:
- the rpmB gene encoding 50S ribosomal protein L28 produces the protein MAANCDVCGKGPSFGNSISHSHRRTSRRWNPNIQRVRAVVGRTPKRLNVCTSCIKAGKVAR, from the coding sequence GTGGCTGCCAACTGCGACGTTTGCGGCAAGGGGCCGAGCTTCGGCAACAGCATTTCGCACTCGCACCGCCGTACGTCCCGTCGCTGGAATCCCAACATCCAGCGCGTGCGTGCCGTGGTCGGGCGGACGCCGAAGCGGCTCAACGTCTGCACCTCGTGCATCAAGGCCGGCAAGGTCGCGCGCTGA
- the thiD gene encoding bifunctional hydroxymethylpyrimidine kinase/phosphomethylpyrimidine kinase, translating to MPIPSAVPPRVLTVAGSDSGGGAGIQADLKTMLALGTHGMSVLTAVTAQNSLGVQGAWELPAEAVRAQYRSVVDDIGVSAVKTGMLSSALLVETVAALLAGTDAPVVVDPVGVSKHGDPLLAAEALDSVRTKLLPVATVATPNLDEVAQLTGITVTDETGMRRAAAELLGFGPRWVVVKGGHLPGEPVDLLTDGTEEHWLRAPRHDNRHTHGTGCTLASAIACGLALGQDVPTAVRAAKTYVTGAIAAGFALGAGIGPVDHGWRLRDAR from the coding sequence ATGCCCATACCTTCCGCCGTACCGCCCCGAGTGCTCACCGTCGCCGGATCCGATTCCGGCGGCGGTGCGGGCATCCAGGCCGACCTGAAGACGATGCTGGCCCTCGGCACTCACGGCATGAGCGTGCTGACCGCCGTGACCGCCCAGAACTCGCTGGGCGTGCAGGGTGCCTGGGAACTGCCCGCCGAGGCCGTGCGCGCCCAGTACCGCAGCGTCGTCGACGACATCGGCGTGAGCGCCGTCAAGACCGGCATGCTGTCGTCCGCGCTGCTCGTCGAGACCGTTGCCGCGCTCCTCGCCGGGACGGACGCCCCCGTCGTCGTCGACCCGGTCGGCGTCTCCAAGCACGGAGACCCACTGCTGGCCGCCGAGGCGCTCGACTCGGTCCGTACGAAGCTGCTGCCCGTCGCGACCGTGGCGACCCCGAACCTCGACGAAGTGGCGCAGCTCACCGGCATCACCGTCACCGACGAGACCGGAATGCGCCGGGCTGCGGCCGAACTGCTCGGCTTCGGACCCCGCTGGGTCGTCGTCAAGGGCGGGCACCTGCCGGGCGAACCCGTCGACCTGCTGACGGACGGCACCGAGGAACACTGGCTGCGCGCCCCCCGCCACGACAACCGCCACACGCACGGCACGGGCTGCACCCTGGCCTCGGCGATCGCCTGCGGACTGGCGCTGGGCCAGGACGTGCCCACGGCGGTCCGGGCCGCGAAGACCTACGTCACCGGGGCCATCGCGGCCGGCTTCGCGCTGGGCGCGGGGATCGGCCCGGTCGACCACGGGTGGCGGCTGCGGGACGCCCGCTGA
- a CDS encoding thiamine-phosphate kinase, whose protein sequence is MKGTVGELGEFGLIRELTSRLTTTPAVRLGPGDDAAVVTAPDRRVVASTDILLEGRHFRRDWSTAYDVGRKAAAQNLADIAAMGAVPTALLLGLVVPAELPVTWAGELMDGIRDECQVAGAAVVGGDVVRGDTITVAITALGDLRNHEPVTRAGAQPGDVVAVTGWLGWSAAGYAVLSRGFRSPRAFVEAHRRPEPPYHAGPAAAGLGATAMTDVSDGLVADLGHIAEASKVRIDLRSGLIDIPSQMSDIGQAVGVDPLQWVLTGGEDHAIVATFPPDVKLPARWKVIGEVLNPSALPQVTVDGAPWTAKSGWDHFGDIEDAQ, encoded by the coding sequence GTGAAGGGAACCGTGGGCGAGTTGGGGGAGTTCGGGCTCATCAGGGAACTGACGTCCCGGCTCACCACCACTCCGGCGGTACGGCTGGGGCCCGGCGACGACGCCGCGGTCGTGACCGCCCCCGACCGCAGGGTCGTGGCCAGCACGGACATCCTGCTGGAGGGGCGGCACTTCCGGCGTGACTGGTCGACGGCGTACGACGTCGGCCGCAAGGCAGCCGCGCAGAACCTCGCCGACATCGCCGCCATGGGCGCCGTGCCCACCGCGCTGCTCCTCGGCCTCGTCGTCCCCGCCGAACTCCCGGTCACCTGGGCCGGGGAACTGATGGACGGCATCCGTGACGAGTGCCAGGTCGCGGGGGCGGCCGTCGTCGGCGGCGACGTCGTGCGCGGCGACACCATCACCGTCGCGATCACCGCGCTCGGCGATCTGCGCAACCACGAACCCGTCACCAGGGCGGGCGCCCAGCCCGGCGACGTCGTCGCCGTCACCGGCTGGCTCGGCTGGTCCGCCGCCGGGTACGCCGTCCTCTCCCGGGGCTTCCGCTCGCCGCGCGCCTTCGTCGAGGCCCACCGGCGTCCCGAACCGCCGTACCACGCGGGCCCCGCGGCGGCCGGTCTCGGCGCCACCGCGATGACCGACGTCAGCGACGGGCTCGTCGCCGACCTCGGCCACATCGCCGAGGCCAGCAAGGTCCGGATCGACCTGCGCTCCGGGCTCATCGACATCCCCTCCCAGATGTCCGACATCGGGCAGGCCGTCGGCGTGGACCCGCTGCAGTGGGTGCTCACCGGGGGCGAGGACCACGCGATCGTCGCGACGTTCCCGCCCGACGTGAAGCTGCCGGCCCGCTGGAAGGTGATCGGCGAGGTCCTCAACCCCTCGGCGCTGCCCCAGGTGACGGTCGACGGGGCGCCCTGGACCGCCAAGAGCGGGTGGGACCACTTCGGCGACATCGAGGACGCCCAGTAG
- a CDS encoding Lrp/AsnC ligand binding domain-containing protein, with protein MVQAYILIQTEVGKASTVAETIAKIPGVIQAEDVTGPYDVIVRAQADTVDELGRMVVAKVQQVDGITRTLTCPVVHL; from the coding sequence GTGGTACAGGCGTACATCCTTATTCAGACCGAGGTGGGCAAGGCGTCGACCGTCGCCGAGACCATCGCCAAGATTCCGGGAGTGATCCAGGCAGAGGACGTCACCGGTCCCTACGACGTGATCGTGCGTGCTCAGGCCGACACGGTCGACGAGCTCGGACGCATGGTGGTCGCCAAGGTCCAGCAAGTGGACGGCATCACCCGAACCCTGACCTGCCCGGTCGTTCACCTGTAG
- a CDS encoding DUF3515 domain-containing protein encodes MTSSRRRLPHPVLLGPSAALVLMAAAGCTSTDASASVTVPTPSSEAAAYCRALHRELPSSVAGLERGDPAPRSDLTAGWGDGAIVLRCGVPRPAKMDDSQAKAAEANGVNWMLEQRDGDGPRFTTTLRKAYVEVTLSKAYEHDATPLAAFAPAVKKTVPSSL; translated from the coding sequence GTGACGTCTTCCCGCCGCCGGCTCCCCCACCCCGTGCTCCTCGGTCCGTCCGCAGCCCTGGTGCTCATGGCCGCGGCGGGCTGCACCTCCACGGACGCGTCGGCATCGGTCACGGTGCCCACTCCGTCCTCGGAAGCCGCAGCCTACTGCCGTGCGTTGCACAGGGAACTGCCGAGTTCCGTCGCCGGTCTGGAGCGCGGTGATCCCGCGCCCCGTTCGGACCTGACCGCCGGGTGGGGTGACGGGGCGATCGTACTGCGCTGCGGTGTTCCGCGCCCCGCGAAGATGGACGACTCCCAGGCGAAGGCCGCCGAGGCGAACGGCGTCAACTGGATGCTGGAGCAGCGGGACGGCGACGGGCCGCGCTTCACGACGACCCTGCGCAAGGCGTATGTCGAGGTCACGCTCTCGAAGGCGTACGAGCACGACGCGACCCCGCTGGCGGCGTTCGCCCCGGCGGTGAAGAAGACGGTTCCCAGCAGCCTGTAG
- a CDS encoding D-alanine--D-alanine ligase yields MSSENLPQSTEQQLRKPRVAVVFGGRSSEHGISVVTAGAVLNAIDRTKYDVLPIGITTDGRWALTADAPERMAITDRKMPDVAQLAESDEGGVVLSVDPGSREVVYSEPGSVPKVLGDVDVVFPVLHGPYGEDGTLQGLLELSGVPYVGAGVLASAVGQDKEYMKRVFTSFGLPVGPYVVVRPREWDNDPQGARKRIVDFAGDHGWPLFVKPARAGSSIGITKVEDPAGLDEAIEEARRHDPKFLVESLLRGREIECGVLEFEDGPRASVPAEIPPVTSHDFYDFEAKYIDAASGIVPAPLTDEQTAEVQRLAVDAFEAASCEGLVRADFFLTEDGGFVINEINTLPGFTPISMYPRMWQESGVSYQQLVDRLIQAALDRPTGLR; encoded by the coding sequence ATGAGCAGCGAGAACCTCCCCCAGAGCACGGAGCAGCAGCTCCGCAAGCCGCGTGTGGCCGTCGTGTTCGGCGGCCGCAGCTCCGAACACGGCATTTCGGTGGTCACGGCCGGTGCGGTCCTGAACGCGATCGACCGGACGAAGTACGACGTCCTGCCGATCGGCATCACGACGGACGGCCGCTGGGCGCTCACCGCCGACGCACCCGAACGCATGGCCATCACGGACCGGAAGATGCCGGACGTGGCGCAGCTGGCCGAGTCCGACGAGGGCGGCGTGGTGCTGTCCGTCGATCCCGGCAGCCGTGAAGTGGTCTACAGCGAGCCCGGATCGGTCCCCAAGGTGCTCGGCGACGTCGACGTCGTCTTCCCCGTCCTGCACGGCCCCTACGGTGAGGACGGCACGCTCCAGGGCCTCCTGGAGCTCTCCGGTGTGCCGTACGTCGGCGCCGGTGTGCTCGCCTCGGCGGTCGGCCAGGACAAGGAGTACATGAAGCGGGTCTTCACCTCCTTCGGACTCCCGGTCGGCCCGTACGTCGTCGTGCGCCCCCGCGAGTGGGACAACGACCCGCAGGGCGCCCGCAAGCGGATCGTGGACTTCGCCGGAGACCACGGCTGGCCGCTCTTCGTCAAGCCCGCCCGGGCCGGCTCGTCCATCGGCATCACCAAGGTCGAGGACCCCGCCGGACTCGACGAGGCGATCGAGGAGGCCCGCCGCCACGACCCCAAGTTCCTCGTGGAGTCACTGCTGCGGGGCCGCGAGATCGAGTGCGGGGTACTGGAGTTCGAGGACGGACCGCGTGCCAGCGTGCCGGCCGAGATCCCGCCGGTCACCTCGCACGACTTCTACGACTTCGAGGCCAAGTACATCGACGCGGCGTCCGGGATCGTGCCCGCGCCGCTCACCGACGAGCAGACCGCCGAGGTCCAGCGGCTCGCGGTCGACGCCTTCGAGGCCGCCTCCTGCGAGGGCCTGGTGCGCGCCGACTTCTTCCTCACGGAGGACGGCGGCTTCGTCATCAACGAGATCAACACCCTGCCGGGCTTCACCCCGATCTCCATGTACCCGCGGATGTGGCAGGAGAGCGGCGTCAGCTACCAGCAGTTGGTGGACCGGCTGATCCAGGCGGCGCTCGACCGGCCGACCGGTCTGCGCTGA
- a CDS encoding NAD(P)-dependent glycerol-3-phosphate dehydrogenase, with protein sequence MTHPVKAAVFGTGSWGTAFAMVLADAGCEVTLWGRRAEVTEAINTTRTNPGYLPGIELPASVRATTDAADALRGADFAVLVVPSQTLRANLADWAPHLEPQTVLVSLMKGVELGTAKRMSEVIEDATSVSADRIAVVTGPNLAKEIAERRPAAAVVACRDEAVARRLQAACHTPYFRPYTSTDVVGCELGGAVKNVIGLAVGIADGMGLGDNTKGSLITRGLAETIRLGVAMGADPLTFSGLAGLGDLVATCSSPLSRNHTFGTNLGRGMTLQETIAVTKQTAEGVKSCESVLDLARRHGVDMPLTETVVGIVHEGKPPMVALKELMSRSAKAERH encoded by the coding sequence GTGACACACCCCGTGAAGGCAGCCGTCTTCGGAACCGGCTCCTGGGGTACGGCCTTCGCCATGGTCCTCGCCGACGCGGGCTGCGAGGTCACCCTCTGGGGGCGCCGGGCCGAGGTCACCGAGGCCATCAACACCACCCGGACCAACCCCGGCTACCTGCCGGGCATCGAGCTCCCCGCATCGGTCCGGGCCACCACGGACGCCGCCGACGCCCTGCGCGGCGCCGACTTCGCGGTGCTCGTCGTACCGTCGCAGACCCTGCGCGCCAACCTCGCCGACTGGGCCCCGCACCTGGAGCCGCAGACGGTGCTGGTCTCGCTCATGAAGGGCGTCGAACTCGGTACCGCGAAGCGGATGAGCGAGGTCATCGAGGACGCCACCTCGGTCTCCGCCGACCGCATCGCCGTCGTCACCGGGCCCAACCTCGCCAAGGAGATCGCCGAACGCCGCCCCGCCGCGGCCGTCGTCGCCTGCCGGGACGAGGCCGTCGCGCGCCGCCTCCAGGCCGCCTGCCACACCCCCTACTTCCGCCCGTACACCAGCACCGACGTGGTCGGCTGCGAACTCGGCGGCGCCGTCAAGAACGTCATCGGGCTGGCCGTGGGCATCGCCGACGGCATGGGACTCGGCGACAACACCAAGGGCTCGCTCATCACCCGGGGCCTCGCCGAGACCATCCGGCTGGGCGTCGCCATGGGCGCGGACCCGCTGACCTTCTCCGGACTCGCCGGTCTCGGCGACCTGGTGGCGACCTGCTCGTCGCCGCTCTCGCGCAACCACACCTTCGGCACCAACCTCGGCCGCGGCATGACGCTCCAGGAGACCATCGCGGTCACCAAGCAGACCGCCGAGGGCGTCAAGTCGTGCGAGTCGGTGCTCGACCTGGCCCGCCGGCACGGCGTCGACATGCCCCTCACCGAGACGGTCGTCGGCATCGTTCACGAGGGCAAGCCGCCGATGGTCGCGCTCAAGGAGCTCATGTCGCGCAGCGCCAAGGCCGAGCGGCACTGA
- a CDS encoding 1-acyl-sn-glycerol-3-phosphate acyltransferase, giving the protein MSRRRIGFWYRLAAVIAKPPLVVLFKRDWRGMEHIPADGGFITAVNHNSYLDPLSYGHFQYNTGRVPRLLAKAGLFKTPFVGMMLRGTGQIPVYRETTNALDAFRAAVDAIERGECVAFYPEGTLTRDPAMWPMAGKTGAARVALMTRAPVIPVAQWGANLAVPPYATEKKVRLFPRKTLQVQAGPPVDLTRFYDREPTPEVLREATEVIMLAVTAQLEEVRGEKAPAELYDHRKARAEQRRKAAEGEGPK; this is encoded by the coding sequence GTGTCCCGCCGCAGAATCGGCTTCTGGTACCGCCTGGCGGCGGTCATCGCAAAACCGCCGCTGGTGGTTCTGTTCAAGCGCGACTGGCGGGGAATGGAACACATTCCGGCCGACGGCGGATTCATCACCGCGGTCAATCACAACTCGTATCTGGACCCGCTTTCGTACGGGCACTTCCAGTACAACACCGGACGGGTGCCGCGGCTCCTGGCCAAGGCGGGACTCTTCAAGACCCCCTTCGTCGGCATGATGCTGCGCGGCACCGGCCAGATCCCCGTGTACCGCGAGACCACCAACGCGCTGGACGCCTTCCGGGCCGCCGTCGACGCCATCGAGCGCGGCGAGTGCGTGGCCTTCTACCCGGAGGGCACGCTCACCCGCGACCCCGCGATGTGGCCGATGGCCGGCAAGACCGGTGCCGCCCGCGTCGCGTTGATGACCCGCGCTCCCGTCATCCCCGTCGCCCAGTGGGGCGCCAACCTGGCGGTGCCGCCCTACGCCACGGAGAAGAAGGTACGGCTCTTCCCCCGCAAGACCCTCCAGGTCCAGGCAGGACCGCCGGTCGACCTCACCCGCTTCTACGACCGGGAGCCGACGCCCGAGGTGCTGCGCGAGGCGACCGAGGTCATCATGCTCGCGGTCACCGCGCAGCTGGAGGAGGTGCGCGGCGAGAAGGCGCCCGCCGAGCTCTACGACCACCGCAAGGCCCGTGCCGAACAACGGCGCAAGGCTGCCGAAGGAGAGGGACCCAAGTGA
- the cofC gene encoding 2-phospho-L-lactate guanylyltransferase: MRIEGETATNTDPTGPWSLVVPLKPLARAKSRLMPASGALLRPRLALAFARDTVSAALACPEVAGVVVVTDDTAAGAALAALGARVVADAPAAGLNAALAHGEHAVRSVRPRAAVAALNADLPALRPAELSRVLEFSAAFPRAFVADAAGIGTTFLSAGPGVELRPAFGGPSRARHLASGAAEITLSGIDSVRRDVDTGADLRAALALGVGPYTAGRWAAGVPAMDR, from the coding sequence ATGCGCATCGAGGGGGAGACCGCCACGAACACCGACCCGACCGGCCCCTGGTCGCTGGTCGTCCCGTTGAAGCCCCTGGCGCGGGCCAAGAGCAGGCTGATGCCCGCGTCGGGCGCCCTGCTGCGGCCCCGGCTGGCCCTGGCGTTCGCCCGGGACACCGTGTCCGCCGCACTGGCCTGCCCGGAGGTGGCCGGTGTGGTGGTCGTCACGGACGACACGGCGGCCGGTGCCGCACTGGCGGCGCTCGGGGCCCGGGTCGTGGCCGACGCCCCGGCCGCCGGGCTCAACGCGGCCCTCGCCCACGGTGAGCATGCCGTGCGGTCGGTCCGGCCCCGGGCCGCCGTCGCCGCGCTCAACGCCGACCTGCCCGCGCTGCGTCCGGCGGAATTGTCCCGCGTACTCGAATTTTCTGCCGCTTTTCCGCGGGCTTTTGTGGCCGACGCCGCGGGAATCGGAACAACATTTCTGTCCGCTGGGCCGGGAGTGGAATTGCGGCCCGCTTTCGGCGGTCCGTCCAGGGCCCGGCATCTCGCTTCGGGCGCGGCGGAGATCACCCTGTCCGGTATCGATTCGGTGCGCCGGGACGTGGACACCGGAGCGGACCTGCGGGCGGCGCTGGCCCTGGGCGTGGGCCCGTACACGGCGGGGCGCTGGGCCGCGGGCGTCCCCGCGATGGACCGATAG
- a CDS encoding HU family DNA-binding protein, with product MNKAQLVEAIADKVGGRQQAADAVDAVLDAIVRAVVAGDRVSVTGFGSFEKVDRPARYARNPQTGERVRVKKTSVPRFRAGQGFKDLVSGSKKLPKNDVAVKKAPKGSLSGGSSTRTTAKAAAKKATAKKAVAKKATAKKTVAAAKKTTATAKKTTAKKTSAAAKKTTAAAKKATPAAKKTTTAKKAVASKTAPAKKTTAKKAPAKKTTARKTTAKKATARKK from the coding sequence GTGAACAAGGCGCAGCTCGTAGAAGCGATTGCCGACAAGGTCGGCGGCCGTCAGCAGGCCGCGGACGCCGTCGATGCGGTGCTCGACGCGATCGTTCGTGCGGTTGTCGCAGGTGACCGGGTTTCGGTCACCGGCTTCGGCTCGTTCGAGAAGGTCGACCGCCCGGCCCGTTACGCCCGCAACCCGCAGACGGGTGAGCGCGTACGGGTCAAGAAGACCTCGGTGCCCCGCTTCCGTGCGGGACAGGGCTTCAAGGACCTGGTGAGCGGCTCGAAGAAGCTCCCCAAGAACGACGTGGCCGTGAAGAAGGCCCCCAAGGGCAGCCTCTCGGGAGGTTCTTCCACCCGGACGACGGCCAAGGCCGCCGCCAAGAAGGCCACCGCGAAGAAGGCCGTGGCGAAGAAGGCCACCGCCAAGAAGACCGTGGCAGCGGCGAAGAAGACCACCGCCACCGCCAAGAAGACCACCGCGAAGAAGACGTCCGCGGCGGCGAAGAAGACCACGGCGGCCGCGAAGAAGGCGACCCCCGCGGCGAAGAAGACGACGACCGCCAAGAAGGCCGTCGCCAGCAAGACCGCGCCCGCCAAGAAGACCACGGCGAAGAAGGCGCCCGCGAAGAAGACCACGGCGCGCAAGACCACGGCCAAGAAGGCCACTGCACGCAAGAAGTGA
- the leuD gene encoding 3-isopropylmalate dehydratase small subunit, translated as MEAFTAHTGRAVPLRRSNVDTDQIIPAHWLKKVTRDGFEDGLFEAWRKDEKFVLNRPERKGASVLVAGPDFGTGSSREHAVWALQNYGFKTVISSRFADIFRGNSLKNGLLTVVLDQQTVDALWDLTEADPTAEVTVDLEKRQVLAEGITADFELDENARWRLLNGLDDISLTLQNEADIAAYEAARPAHKPRTINA; from the coding sequence ATGGAAGCTTTCACCGCACACACCGGCCGGGCCGTCCCGCTGCGCCGCAGCAACGTCGACACCGACCAGATCATCCCCGCCCACTGGCTGAAGAAGGTCACCCGGGACGGCTTCGAGGACGGGCTCTTCGAGGCCTGGCGCAAGGACGAGAAATTCGTCCTCAACCGCCCGGAGCGCAAGGGTGCCTCGGTCCTGGTGGCCGGCCCCGACTTCGGCACCGGCTCGTCCCGCGAGCACGCCGTCTGGGCCCTGCAGAACTACGGCTTCAAGACCGTCATCTCCTCCCGGTTCGCCGACATCTTCCGCGGCAACTCGCTGAAGAACGGTCTGCTGACCGTGGTTCTGGACCAGCAGACCGTCGACGCGCTGTGGGACCTGACCGAGGCCGACCCCACGGCCGAGGTCACCGTCGACCTGGAGAAGCGGCAGGTCCTCGCCGAGGGCATCACCGCCGACTTCGAGCTCGACGAGAACGCCCGCTGGCGGCTGCTGAACGGTCTGGACGACATCAGCCTCACCCTTCAGAACGAAGCGGACATCGCGGCCTACGAGGCGGCCAGGCCGGCCCACAAGCCCCGTACAATTAACGCCTGA
- the leuC gene encoding 3-isopropylmalate dehydratase large subunit produces MGRTLAEKVWDDHVVRRAEGEPDLLFIDLHLLHEVTSPQAFDGLRQAGRPVRRLDLTIATEDHNTPTLDIDKPIADPVSRAQLETLRKNCAEFGVRLHSLGDVEQGVVHVVGPQLGLTQPGTTVVCGDSHTSTHGAFGALAFGIGTSQVEHVLATQTLPLARPKTMAITVEGELPDSVTAKDLILAIIARIGTGGGQGYILEYRGSAIEKLSMEARMTICNMSIEAGARAGMIAPDQATFDYLQGRDHAPQGADWDAAVAYWKTLRSDDDAVFDAEVVIEAAELAPFVTWGTNPGQGAPLSANVPDPASYEDASERNAAEKALEYMGLTAGQPLRDINVDTVFVGSCTNGRIEDLRNAAAILDGRKVADGVRMLVVPGSVRVALQAVEEGLDKVFTAAGAEWRHAGCSMCLGMNPDQLAPGERSASTSNRNFEGRQGKGGRTHLVSPQVAAATAVLGHLASPADLSDDRTPAGV; encoded by the coding sequence ATGGGTAGGACACTCGCGGAGAAGGTTTGGGACGACCATGTCGTCCGGCGCGCCGAAGGTGAGCCCGACCTCCTCTTCATCGATCTGCACCTGCTGCACGAGGTGACCAGCCCGCAGGCCTTCGACGGTCTGCGGCAGGCCGGACGCCCGGTGCGGCGCCTCGACCTCACCATCGCCACCGAGGACCACAACACCCCGACCCTCGACATCGACAAGCCGATCGCCGACCCGGTCTCCCGCGCCCAGCTGGAGACCCTGCGCAAGAACTGCGCGGAGTTCGGCGTCCGGCTGCACTCGCTGGGTGACGTCGAGCAGGGCGTCGTGCACGTGGTCGGCCCGCAGCTGGGGCTGACCCAGCCGGGCACCACCGTCGTCTGCGGCGACTCCCACACGTCCACGCACGGCGCGTTCGGCGCCCTCGCGTTCGGCATCGGGACCAGCCAGGTCGAACACGTGCTGGCCACCCAGACGCTGCCGCTGGCCCGTCCGAAGACGATGGCGATCACCGTCGAGGGCGAACTGCCCGACAGCGTCACCGCCAAGGACCTGATCCTCGCGATCATCGCCCGGATCGGCACCGGCGGCGGCCAGGGCTACATCCTCGAATACCGCGGCTCCGCCATCGAGAAGCTCTCGATGGAGGCCCGGATGACCATCTGCAACATGTCGATCGAGGCCGGGGCGCGGGCCGGGATGATCGCCCCCGACCAGGCCACCTTCGACTACCTGCAGGGCCGCGACCACGCCCCGCAGGGCGCGGACTGGGACGCCGCCGTGGCGTACTGGAAGACCCTGCGCTCGGACGACGACGCGGTCTTCGACGCCGAGGTGGTCATCGAGGCCGCCGAGCTGGCGCCGTTCGTCACCTGGGGCACCAACCCCGGCCAGGGCGCGCCGCTGTCGGCCAACGTCCCCGATCCTGCTTCGTACGAGGACGCCTCGGAGCGCAACGCCGCCGAAAAGGCCCTGGAGTACATGGGGTTGACCGCCGGCCAGCCGCTGCGCGACATCAATGTCGACACCGTCTTCGTAGGCTCCTGCACCAACGGCCGGATCGAGGACCTGCGCAACGCGGCCGCGATCCTGGACGGCCGCAAAGTCGCCGACGGCGTACGGATGCTGGTCGTCCCGGGCTCCGTCCGGGTCGCCCTGCAGGCCGTCGAGGAGGGCCTGGACAAGGTCTTCACCGCCGCCGGCGCCGAATGGCGGCACGCGGGCTGCTCGATGTGTCTCGGCATGAACCCCGACCAGCTGGCCCCCGGCGAGCGCTCCGCCTCGACCTCGAACCGTAACTTCGAGGGCCGGCAGGGCAAGGGCGGCCGTACGCACCTGGTCTCCCCGCAGGTCGCCGCCGCCACCGCCGTGCTGGGCCATCTGGCCTCGCCGGCCGACCTGTCCGACGACCGCACGCCCGCCGGAGTCTGA
- the ndgR gene encoding IclR family transcriptional regulator NdgR: MDNSSGVGVLDKAALVLSALESGPATLAGLVAATGLARPTAHRLAVALEHHRMVARDMQGRFILGPRLSELAAAAGEDRLLATAGPVLTHLRDITGESAQLYRRQGDMRICVAAAERLSGLRDTVPVGSTLTMKAGSSAQILMAWEEPERLHRGLQGARFTATALSGVRRRGWAQSIGEREPGVASVSAPVRGPSNRVVAAVSVSGPIERLTRHPGRMHAQAIIDSAARLSEALRRTG; this comes from the coding sequence ATGGACAACTCTAGCGGCGTCGGCGTTCTCGACAAGGCAGCTCTGGTATTGAGCGCCCTGGAGTCCGGGCCTGCCACCCTCGCCGGGCTGGTAGCGGCGACCGGGCTCGCACGACCCACGGCCCATCGACTGGCCGTGGCACTGGAACACCACCGCATGGTGGCGAGGGACATGCAGGGCCGTTTCATTCTCGGCCCCCGCCTGTCGGAGCTCGCCGCGGCGGCGGGCGAGGACCGGCTGCTCGCCACGGCGGGACCGGTGCTCACCCACCTCCGCGACATCACCGGCGAGAGCGCCCAGCTCTACCGCCGGCAGGGCGACATGCGGATCTGCGTGGCGGCGGCGGAGCGGCTGTCCGGACTGCGGGACACCGTGCCGGTCGGCTCCACGCTCACCATGAAGGCGGGATCCTCCGCCCAGATCCTGATGGCCTGGGAGGAGCCGGAGCGTCTGCACCGCGGCCTCCAGGGCGCCCGCTTCACGGCGACGGCGCTCTCCGGCGTACGGCGTCGGGGCTGGGCCCAGTCGATCGGTGAGCGCGAACCGGGCGTGGCCTCGGTCTCCGCTCCGGTGCGCGGCCCCTCGAACCGGGTCGTCGCGGCGGTCTCGGTCTCCGGGCCGATCGAGCGGCTGACCCGCCACCCGGGCCGGATGCACGCCCAGGCGATCATCGACTCGGCCGCCCGGCTGAGCGAGGCGCTGCGCCGCACGGGCTGA
- a CDS encoding DUF4188 domain-containing protein → MFAKPIPGRTTAAAEGDVVVLLIGMRINHFRGVHHWLPVLLAMPRMLRELRRDRSRGLLGCTLLSGSPRTYYVVQYWESKEKLYAYAAAPDMFHRRAWAMINRKEKKSRQHVGLWHETYVVPEGGYESIYADMPLYGLAAATGSLPIEGRGRRAADRFAHRSSAG, encoded by the coding sequence ATGTTTGCGAAACCGATTCCGGGACGGACGACCGCCGCGGCCGAGGGTGATGTGGTGGTCCTGCTGATCGGCATGCGCATCAACCACTTCCGGGGAGTGCACCACTGGCTTCCCGTGCTTCTCGCGATGCCGCGCATGCTCCGGGAGTTGAGGCGGGACAGGAGCAGGGGCCTGCTCGGCTGCACCCTGCTGTCCGGGTCGCCCAGGACCTACTACGTCGTCCAGTACTGGGAGTCGAAGGAGAAGCTGTACGCGTACGCCGCCGCGCCCGACATGTTCCACCGCAGGGCGTGGGCGATGATCAACCGCAAGGAGAAGAAGTCCCGGCAGCACGTGGGGCTGTGGCACGAGACCTATGTGGTGCCCGAGGGCGGCTACGAGTCCATCTACGCCGACATGCCGTTGTACGGACTGGCCGCGGCGACCGGTTCGCTGCCGATCGAGGGGCGGGGCCGCCGTGCGGCGGACCGTTTCGCACATCGCTCGTCGGCCGGTTGA